One genomic segment of Rhinopithecus roxellana isolate Shanxi Qingling chromosome 6, ASM756505v1, whole genome shotgun sequence includes these proteins:
- the RAMP3 gene encoding receptor activity-modifying protein 3 yields METGARRRPQLLPLLLLLCGGCPRAGGCNETGLLERLPLCGKAFADMMGKVDVWKWCNLSEFIVYYESFTNCTEMEANVVGCYWPNPLAQGFITGIHRQFFSNCTMDKVHLEDPPDEVLIPLIIIPVVLTVAMAGLVVWRSKRTDTLL; encoded by the exons ATGGAGACTGGAGCGCGGCGGCGCCCGCAACTTCtcccgctgctgctgctgctctgcg GTGGGTGTCCCAGAGCGGGCGGCTGCAACGAGACAGGCCTGTTGGAGAGGCTGCCCCTGTGTGGGAAGGCTTTCGCAGACATGATGGGCAAGGTGGACGTCTGGAAGTGGTGCAACCTGTCCGAGTTCATCGT GTACTATGAGAGTTTCACCAACTGCACCGAGATGGAGGCCAACGTCGTGGGCTGCTACTGGCCCAACCCCCTGGCCCAGGGCTTCATCACCGGCATCCACAGGCAGTTCTTCTCCAACTGCACCATGGACAAGGTTCACTTGGAGGACCCCCCAGACGAGGTTCTTATCCCGCTGATCATTATACCCGTCGTTCTGACTGTCGCCATGGCTGGCCTGGTGGTGTGGCGCAGCAAGCGCACCGACACGCTGCTGTGA